A genomic window from Candidatus Bathyarchaeota archaeon includes:
- a CDS encoding pyridoxal phosphate-dependent aminotransferase, with protein sequence MKKSFIAERMDRLGTESAFEVLARAKELEKTGVEVIHFEIGEPDFDTPEHIKEAAVKALRDGYTHYTPSPGLLELRVAIAENISNELGIDVDPVSEVVVMPGGKPCIFTAIYVLINPGDEVLIPNPSFPSYESVVNFAGGIPVPIPLKEENDFRLIPEDVEQLVTPKTKMIILNSPHNPCGSMLTKRDIEEIAEIVKKHNLFVLSDEIYDKITYEQKHYSIASEADMKDHTIIINGFSKTYAMTGWRLGYAVANKSIISQMARLHLNISSCAAAFVQMAGIAALRGPQDCVKEMLQEYARRREIIVEGLNSIRGISCKKPSGAFYVFPNIKKLGMGSREFAQYLLTNGGVAALHGTAFGKFGEGYLRLSYATSITNIKKGLEKIKIAVEKLNST encoded by the coding sequence ATGAAGAAAAGCTTCATCGCGGAGAGAATGGATCGGCTTGGGACAGAGTCGGCATTCGAGGTTTTGGCGCGCGCCAAGGAATTGGAGAAGACAGGCGTTGAAGTTATACATTTTGAAATTGGAGAGCCAGATTTTGATACTCCGGAGCACATAAAGGAGGCGGCTGTGAAAGCCTTAAGGGATGGATATACTCACTACACACCCTCACCTGGCTTATTGGAGTTGAGAGTAGCTATCGCTGAAAACATTTCAAACGAACTTGGAATCGACGTTGATCCAGTTTCTGAAGTGGTAGTGATGCCAGGCGGAAAGCCATGTATTTTTACTGCTATTTACGTGCTGATAAATCCTGGAGACGAAGTACTGATTCCAAACCCTAGCTTTCCCTCCTACGAGTCTGTAGTCAACTTTGCAGGAGGCATCCCTGTTCCTATACCATTAAAGGAAGAGAATGACTTTAGGCTAATTCCGGAAGATGTTGAACAGCTAGTTACACCAAAGACTAAAATGATTATACTAAATTCTCCACATAATCCATGCGGCTCAATGCTCACAAAACGCGACATTGAAGAGATTGCAGAAATCGTTAAGAAGCATAATTTATTTGTACTGTCAGACGAAATTTATGATAAAATAACCTACGAGCAGAAGCACTACAGCATTGCCTCAGAGGCGGATATGAAGGATCATACGATTATTATTAATGGGTTTTCGAAGACCTACGCTATGACTGGCTGGCGGCTTGGTTACGCAGTAGCAAATAAATCTATAATCAGCCAAATGGCTAGACTTCACTTAAACATCTCCTCCTGTGCGGCAGCCTTCGTCCAGATGGCTGGAATTGCAGCCTTAAGAGGGCCTCAGGACTGCGTTAAAGAGATGCTACAGGAGTACGCGCGAAGAAGAGAAATTATCGTTGAGGGTCTAAATAGTATTCGAGGCATATCGTGTAAAAAACCGAGTGGGGCTTTCTACGTCTTTCCGAACATAAAGAAATTGGGCATGGGATCTCGAGAATTTGCACAGTATCTTTTGACTAATGGTGGGGTGGCTGCACTGCATGGTACTGCGTTTGGCAAGTTTGGAGAAGGTTATCTGCGATTATCATACGCTACCTCGATAACTAATATAAAGAAAGGTCTTGAGAAAATTAAAATTGCTGTAGAGAAACTTAACTCGACTTAA
- a CDS encoding PAC2 family protein, which produces MNKPYLRILKKPKLIAPTFIVGLPGFGNVGKIAAELLIEFTEAERFAELYSPYFADYVIIDQTGICRLPRYEFYSCQISKPNLVIATGDMEPSFDETCSHYVLCAIISDFVLKLGCRRIITLGGYPVSTSEIGKVYVAATSGRIAAAATRNASVIYKEGQIAGAAGLLLGLAKLRGVPGLCILGHTTGIIPDRQAALTVFRYLVRILRLKRIKT; this is translated from the coding sequence ATGAACAAACCATACTTAAGGATTTTGAAGAAACCAAAACTGATAGCACCGACATTTATAGTGGGTTTACCAGGATTTGGAAACGTCGGAAAAATTGCAGCTGAACTCCTTATCGAATTCACCGAGGCAGAAAGATTCGCTGAGCTATATTCACCCTACTTTGCAGATTACGTAATAATCGACCAAACAGGAATTTGCCGCCTTCCACGTTACGAGTTTTATTCGTGCCAAATTAGTAAACCTAACTTGGTCATTGCAACTGGTGATATGGAACCCTCATTTGATGAAACGTGCTCACATTACGTTCTTTGCGCTATCATTTCTGATTTTGTATTGAAGCTTGGCTGTCGAAGGATAATTACCCTTGGAGGCTATCCAGTTTCAACCTCAGAAATTGGTAAAGTTTATGTTGCTGCAACATCGGGACGAATTGCGGCTGCCGCGACGAGAAATGCGAGTGTTATTTATAAGGAGGGACAAATTGCAGGTGCTGCTGGCTTGCTTCTTGGATTGGCAAAACTTCGGGGAGTCCCAGGACTTTGTATCTTGGGACATACCACGGGAATAATACCAGATAGACAAGCAGCGTTAACTGTTTTTAGATATCTAGTTCGCATACTTCGACTGAAACGAATTAAAACTTGA
- a CDS encoding lactate utilization protein produces the protein MHEVKKWYIDQKISRTLTALKRNGFKTFFVASRKDALEKLLTLIPSEAKVGIGGSVTIREIGLVDALLARGNRVFHHWQEGLSSEEVTTIMKQELNSDIFITSSNAVTEDGKLVNVDQTGNRVASMIFGPPKVIVIAGINKIVRDVAEGIQRIKNVATPMNTKRLGQKTPCAITGACTECDVPERACRITTIIEKKPVRTDVTVILVGEELGF, from the coding sequence TTGCATGAAGTAAAGAAATGGTATATTGATCAGAAAATCTCAAGGACGCTGACCGCCCTTAAGAGGAACGGTTTTAAAACGTTTTTTGTAGCTTCGAGGAAAGATGCGCTTGAAAAACTGCTAACCTTGATTCCCTCGGAGGCTAAAGTTGGGATTGGCGGCTCGGTAACCATTCGCGAAATCGGCCTCGTAGACGCTTTGCTCGCGCGAGGGAACCGGGTGTTCCATCACTGGCAGGAGGGATTATCTTCAGAAGAAGTTACAACCATAATGAAGCAAGAGTTGAACTCAGATATTTTTATAACTAGTAGTAATGCTGTGACTGAGGACGGGAAACTTGTAAATGTCGATCAGACCGGTAACAGAGTTGCCTCAATGATCTTTGGTCCCCCGAAGGTTATAGTGATTGCCGGAATAAACAAGATAGTAAGAGATGTAGCTGAAGGAATTCAGCGGATCAAAAATGTCGCAACTCCCATGAACACCAAACGATTGGGGCAGAAAACTCCATGCGCAATAACTGGAGCATGCACTGAATGCGATGTTCCTGAGAGGGCATGTCGTATCACAACAATCATAGAGAAGAAACCGGTTAGGACTGACGTAACAGTAATCCTTGTAGGGGAAGAATTGGGCTTTTAG